A genomic window from Corallococcus exiguus includes:
- a CDS encoding sterol desaturase family protein: protein MSLRDLVYSFFTYYAVVAYILIGITCIVLSVKWFDAPVRMGAAMLLATVAYPFGWYLIHRYILHGRFLYKSAATAVTWKRIHFDHHQDPHDLRVLFGALHTTLPTIALVLTPIGYLIGGRSGAAAALGWGMVTTCFYEFCHCIQHLNYAPQQKWLKDIKRLHMSHHFHNEQGNYGITNYFWDRVFGTLYEKASDKPKSATVFNLGYTAEEAQKYPWVDKLSGGTRGDGHPRRFQQAEGLSAPEVTSEQS, encoded by the coding sequence ATGTCGCTGCGCGACCTGGTCTACTCGTTCTTCACCTACTACGCCGTCGTCGCCTACATCCTCATCGGTATCACCTGCATCGTGCTGTCGGTGAAGTGGTTCGACGCGCCGGTGCGCATGGGCGCGGCGATGCTGCTGGCCACGGTGGCGTACCCGTTCGGCTGGTACCTCATCCACCGGTACATCCTGCACGGCCGCTTTCTCTACAAGTCCGCGGCGACGGCGGTGACCTGGAAGCGCATCCACTTCGACCACCACCAGGACCCGCACGACCTGCGCGTGCTCTTCGGCGCGCTGCACACCACGCTGCCCACCATCGCGCTGGTGCTCACGCCCATCGGCTACCTCATCGGCGGCCGGTCCGGTGCGGCGGCGGCGCTGGGCTGGGGCATGGTGACCACGTGCTTCTACGAGTTCTGCCACTGCATCCAGCACCTCAACTACGCCCCGCAGCAGAAGTGGCTGAAGGACATCAAGCGCCTGCACATGTCCCACCACTTCCACAATGAGCAGGGCAACTACGGCATCACGAACTACTTCTGGGACCGCGTGTTCGGCACGCTGTACGAGAAGGCCTCCGACAAGCCCAAGAGCGCCACCGTCTTCAACCTGGGCTACACGGCGGAAGAGGCGCAGAAGTACCCCTGGGTGGACAAGCTCTCCGGCGGAACCCGCGGCGACGGTCACCCGCGCCGCTTCCAGCAGGCCGAAGGGCTGAGCGCGCCGGAAGTCACCAGCGAACAGTCCTGA
- a CDS encoding dimethylarginine dimethylaminohydrolase family protein produces the protein MTLHTGHIAPATFAVSQVRCEKDHVRSRDCAYQVAWNINPHMKPGAVAWRRACTQHREFLRALREAGAGFFELPFVHGAFDSVFAKDNAVLVSQEGELRALLATMRHGQRRGEQFARARWLSARGFDVIEPPRVHIEGGDVAMLPAGRGALLGWGMRSTQRAAGVLEAFLSAPVTPLELCDPYLYHLDTALTVLSDGTALVCPEAFTPESLRMLARTEGIQQVVPIAREDALAFGLNLVEVGNTVIVGARVPRVEAVLRGLGRRPVSVRLDQFHLAGGSAACLVARVHTLPLLSARRFREEQEQDMAQPLSA, from the coding sequence ATGACCTTGCACACCGGCCACATCGCTCCCGCCACCTTCGCCGTCAGTCAGGTGCGTTGCGAGAAAGACCACGTCCGCTCCCGCGACTGCGCGTATCAGGTCGCATGGAACATCAATCCGCATATGAAGCCCGGCGCTGTCGCCTGGCGGCGGGCGTGCACGCAGCACCGCGAGTTCCTGCGTGCCCTGCGTGAAGCAGGCGCGGGCTTCTTCGAACTGCCCTTCGTCCACGGCGCGTTCGACTCCGTGTTCGCCAAGGACAACGCGGTGCTCGTCTCCCAGGAGGGTGAGCTGCGCGCCCTGCTCGCCACCATGCGCCATGGCCAGCGACGCGGTGAGCAGTTCGCGCGCGCCCGGTGGCTGTCCGCGCGCGGCTTCGACGTCATCGAGCCGCCGCGCGTGCACATCGAAGGCGGTGACGTGGCCATGCTGCCCGCGGGCCGGGGCGCCCTGCTGGGCTGGGGCATGCGCTCCACGCAGCGCGCCGCGGGCGTGCTGGAGGCGTTCCTCTCCGCGCCCGTCACGCCGCTGGAGCTGTGCGACCCGTACCTCTACCACCTGGACACCGCGCTCACCGTCCTGTCCGACGGCACCGCGCTGGTGTGTCCGGAGGCCTTCACGCCGGAGTCGCTGCGCATGCTGGCGCGCACGGAGGGCATCCAGCAGGTGGTCCCCATCGCGCGCGAGGACGCGCTCGCGTTCGGGCTCAATCTGGTGGAGGTGGGCAACACCGTCATCGTCGGCGCGCGCGTGCCTCGCGTGGAGGCGGTGCTGCGCGGCCTGGGACGCCGGCCCGTCAGCGTGCGGTTGGATCAGTTCCACCTGGCCGGCGGCAGCGCGGCGTGTCTCGTGGCTCGCGTGCACACCCTGCCGCTCCTGTCCGCCCGGCGCTTTCGCGAGGAGCAGGAGCAGGACATGGCCCAGCCGCTCTCCGCGTGA
- a CDS encoding iron-containing redox enzyme family protein, with translation MSGLGEVAGEAGTEDARLSERLHRTLLRFNHARLAPGFPTEGWRAAVQEETQLRLLEGEYVEAERQRVAAWAAEAPEDADGFIAWFEDLKESGPGQHDPLFPWLATQATREQMDWFLTQEVAGEAGFDDLVALTQLQLPTRAKLELARNYWDEMGRGREDAMHGPMLAEMAQKLGLKPTDEDTVWEAHALANLLCAFAFNRRYTYHAVGALGIVEETAPGRTARVNEGLKRLGFDMRVRRYYALHSTLDVKHSETWNKEVLRPLVEANPACARPLAEGALLRLTAGARCFERYRHELGLDLKSLS, from the coding sequence ATGAGCGGGCTTGGCGAGGTGGCTGGGGAAGCGGGGACGGAGGACGCACGCCTGTCCGAACGGCTTCACCGGACCCTCTTGCGCTTCAACCACGCGCGACTGGCACCGGGGTTTCCCACCGAGGGCTGGCGGGCAGCCGTGCAGGAGGAGACGCAGTTGCGCCTGCTCGAAGGCGAGTACGTGGAGGCGGAGCGGCAGCGCGTGGCGGCGTGGGCGGCGGAAGCACCGGAGGACGCGGACGGGTTCATCGCCTGGTTCGAGGATCTGAAGGAGTCCGGTCCCGGACAGCATGATCCGCTGTTCCCGTGGCTCGCCACGCAGGCGACGCGTGAGCAGATGGACTGGTTCCTCACGCAGGAGGTCGCGGGCGAGGCCGGCTTCGACGACCTGGTGGCGCTGACGCAGTTGCAGCTGCCCACGCGGGCGAAGCTGGAGCTGGCGCGCAACTACTGGGATGAGATGGGCCGAGGGCGCGAGGACGCGATGCACGGACCGATGCTCGCGGAGATGGCGCAGAAGCTGGGGTTGAAGCCCACGGACGAGGACACGGTGTGGGAAGCGCACGCGCTGGCGAACCTGCTCTGCGCGTTCGCGTTCAACCGCCGCTACACGTACCACGCGGTGGGCGCGCTGGGCATCGTGGAGGAGACGGCGCCGGGCCGCACCGCGCGCGTCAACGAGGGCCTCAAGCGGCTGGGGTTCGACATGCGCGTGCGGCGCTATTACGCGCTGCACTCCACGCTGGATGTGAAGCACTCCGAGACCTGGAACAAGGAAGTGCTGCGTCCGCTGGTGGAGGCGAACCCCGCGTGCGCGAGGCCCCTGGCGGAAGGGGCGCTCTTGCGGCTGACGGCGGGCGCGCGATGCTTCGAGCGCTACCGCCACGAGCTGGGCCTGGACCTGAAGTCGCTGAGCTGA
- a CDS encoding fibril protein has translation MSLFRCIPAAVLLLTACASPGTSMQEVMHRTAPLLPKRPDPLTYGTRPENPVRVGWGDKGVMAYFKLLRGPEGQPVAWRRMGDCCEFTQVDGQGQGKGQLSIFEVTYDGLDTPVVLYVDAFTGGNVYAPWGFLLEGQGDTPPASGMEPEVIDL, from the coding sequence ATGTCCCTGTTCCGATGCATCCCCGCCGCGGTGTTGCTCCTGACGGCGTGCGCTTCCCCGGGCACGTCCATGCAGGAGGTGATGCACCGCACCGCGCCCCTGCTGCCGAAGCGGCCGGATCCGCTGACCTACGGCACCCGGCCGGAGAACCCGGTGCGGGTGGGCTGGGGCGACAAGGGCGTGATGGCGTACTTCAAGCTCTTGCGCGGGCCGGAGGGCCAGCCGGTGGCGTGGCGCCGCATGGGGGACTGCTGCGAGTTCACCCAGGTGGATGGCCAGGGCCAGGGGAAGGGCCAGCTGTCCATCTTCGAGGTCACGTACGACGGCCTGGACACGCCAGTGGTGCTCTACGTGGACGCGTTCACCGGCGGGAACGTGTACGCGCCCTGGGGTTTCCTGCTGGAGGGCCAGGGCGACACGCCGCCCGCGTCCGGGATGGAGCCGGAGGTCATCGACCTCTAG
- a CDS encoding AsmA family protein, with translation MAAVKKKRWPYVLGGILVLLIAIVAVVLWRLDAILLKTARDQAATYSQKLGRPIEIGDVSTKLFPYVGAHIQNVSVGAAEGEDLPLAEVKDVTVSVAAMPLLTSKGKDIRVQDAEVSGLTVNVLRLADGTTNVQRLQEKLAAQQPKEETPEEETQPTDLSGVHVERAALIDGTIRFVDRAGGAQARELAVKDLDIEVKDLRVGQPLKVDLAAAVLADKQNLKMTLAAAPLPATLIPTPEQVTLKAEHIDLSPLGPFLPPDVGLQAGTLDADWKADLGGAVPGGKGPTKLVGVIKALGMKFAGSEGGKALDVVLDTDVTGDMATGDLALDKLNLNLGPAAITGKGKVKGLLTDKPAVEGLELVGRNLDPAVLAEYYPPLRKQLNGMIAGPIGLDVRGSGTQEAQAINIAVDLTPVRLRVPDQLTKDAGGAMKLNAKVTGAAASGGALRFDAKADLNGVDMRPGLLVNKAPGQRLEVAAAGTYAPAKTGSGMTVNVTSMSLGALEDTVTGTATVALAGTGKKATTTFKADVKAARLDAEKLLMSEEQVLARTGGKPPPEPPPGEASRFNGYRGDIRFAIASLRYTAMDLTNVTGVVKMVDDLITVEKFSTGIYGGKVVADGTTIRLGPAPEARPFTAKVQVQGLEVAQALAARTPKQVLTGKFNGNVDVQGVGYTPDKLQQTLLGGINGNLLEGTFLGKDLVSSVTGPLAKAVPFAKALKSGDVTSLGGDLPFSVTIKNGVAQLSKPITWTRPEAAMSFDGGIGLDGTLDLTGGVSLTPATIKTLTVGKVTPTEAIPVGLKISGKAWSPEVTGIDVKPAATTILKLAGGAALGGLLGEKGKAVEDIITGGQDKAKAEAEAKRQELEARANEEKKKLEEQARIEQEKAKQRAEEEAKKRLKGIFGGK, from the coding sequence GTGGCGGCTGTGAAGAAGAAGCGTTGGCCGTATGTGCTGGGAGGCATCCTCGTCCTCCTGATCGCCATCGTGGCGGTGGTGCTGTGGCGCCTGGACGCCATCCTGCTGAAGACGGCGCGCGACCAGGCCGCGACGTACTCGCAGAAGCTGGGGCGCCCCATCGAGATTGGCGACGTCTCCACGAAGCTCTTTCCCTACGTGGGCGCTCACATCCAGAACGTCAGCGTGGGCGCCGCCGAGGGCGAGGACCTGCCGCTCGCGGAGGTGAAGGACGTGACGGTGAGCGTGGCGGCGATGCCGCTGCTCACCTCGAAGGGCAAGGACATCCGCGTACAGGACGCGGAGGTGTCCGGGCTCACCGTGAACGTCCTCCGCCTGGCGGACGGCACCACCAACGTGCAGCGCCTCCAGGAGAAGCTGGCCGCGCAGCAGCCGAAGGAGGAGACGCCCGAGGAGGAGACGCAGCCCACGGACCTGTCGGGCGTGCACGTGGAGCGCGCGGCGCTCATCGACGGCACCATCCGCTTCGTGGACCGCGCGGGCGGCGCGCAGGCGCGCGAGCTGGCGGTGAAGGACCTGGACATCGAGGTGAAGGACCTGCGCGTGGGCCAACCGCTGAAGGTGGACCTGGCGGCCGCGGTGCTCGCGGACAAGCAGAATTTGAAGATGACGCTCGCCGCGGCCCCGCTGCCGGCGACGCTCATCCCCACGCCGGAGCAGGTGACGCTGAAGGCGGAGCACATCGACCTGTCGCCGCTGGGGCCGTTCCTGCCCCCGGACGTGGGGCTGCAGGCGGGCACGCTGGACGCGGACTGGAAGGCGGACCTGGGCGGCGCGGTGCCCGGCGGCAAGGGCCCCACGAAGCTGGTGGGCGTCATCAAGGCGCTGGGGATGAAGTTCGCGGGCTCGGAGGGCGGCAAGGCGCTGGACGTGGTGCTCGACACGGACGTGACGGGCGACATGGCCACCGGTGACCTGGCGCTGGACAAGCTGAACCTGAACCTGGGCCCCGCGGCCATCACGGGCAAGGGCAAGGTGAAGGGGCTGCTCACGGACAAGCCCGCGGTGGAGGGTCTTGAGCTGGTGGGCCGCAACCTGGACCCGGCAGTGCTCGCCGAGTACTACCCGCCGCTGCGCAAGCAGCTCAACGGGATGATCGCCGGCCCCATTGGCCTGGACGTGCGCGGCAGCGGCACGCAGGAGGCGCAGGCCATCAACATCGCGGTGGACCTGACGCCGGTGCGGCTGCGGGTGCCGGATCAGCTGACGAAGGACGCCGGCGGCGCGATGAAGCTGAACGCGAAGGTGACGGGCGCGGCGGCGAGCGGCGGCGCGCTGCGCTTCGATGCGAAGGCGGACCTCAACGGCGTGGACATGCGGCCGGGCCTGCTGGTGAACAAGGCGCCGGGGCAGCGGCTGGAGGTCGCGGCGGCGGGCACGTACGCGCCGGCGAAGACGGGCAGCGGGATGACGGTGAACGTCACCAGCATGAGCCTGGGCGCGCTGGAGGACACGGTGACGGGCACCGCCACGGTGGCGCTCGCGGGCACGGGCAAGAAGGCGACGACGACGTTCAAGGCGGACGTGAAGGCCGCGCGGCTGGATGCGGAGAAGTTGTTGATGAGCGAGGAGCAGGTGCTGGCGCGCACGGGCGGAAAGCCTCCGCCGGAGCCGCCGCCGGGAGAGGCCAGTCGCTTCAACGGCTACCGGGGTGACATCCGGTTCGCCATCGCGTCGCTGCGCTACACGGCGATGGACCTGACCAATGTGACGGGCGTGGTGAAGATGGTGGACGACCTCATCACGGTGGAGAAGTTCTCGACGGGCATCTACGGCGGCAAGGTGGTGGCGGACGGGACGACCATCCGCCTGGGGCCCGCGCCGGAAGCCCGGCCCTTCACCGCGAAGGTGCAGGTGCAGGGCCTGGAGGTCGCGCAGGCGCTGGCGGCGCGCACGCCGAAGCAGGTGCTGACGGGCAAGTTCAACGGCAACGTGGACGTGCAGGGCGTGGGCTACACGCCGGACAAGCTGCAGCAGACGCTGCTGGGCGGCATCAACGGCAACCTGCTGGAGGGCACGTTCCTGGGCAAGGACCTGGTGTCGTCCGTCACGGGGCCGCTGGCCAAGGCGGTGCCCTTCGCGAAGGCGCTCAAGAGCGGCGACGTGACGTCCCTGGGCGGGGACCTGCCCTTCAGCGTGACCATCAAGAACGGCGTGGCGCAGCTGAGCAAGCCCATCACCTGGACGCGGCCGGAAGCGGCGATGAGCTTCGACGGCGGCATCGGGCTGGACGGCACGCTGGACCTGACGGGCGGCGTGTCGCTGACGCCCGCGACCATCAAGACGCTGACGGTGGGCAAGGTAACGCCGACGGAAGCCATCCCGGTAGGGCTGAAGATTTCAGGCAAGGCGTGGAGCCCGGAGGTGACGGGCATCGACGTGAAGCCGGCGGCGACGACCATCCTGAAGCTGGCCGGAGGCGCCGCGCTGGGCGGCCTGCTGGGTGAGAAGGGCAAGGCCGTGGAGGACATCATCACGGGAGGCCAGGACAAGGCGAAGGCCGAAGCGGAGGCGAAGCGTCAGGAGCTGGAGGCGCGCGCCAACGAGGAGAAGAAGAAGCTGGAGGAGCAGGCCCGCATCGAGCAGGAGAAGGCCAAGCAGCGCGCCGAGGAAGAGGCGAAGAAGCGCCTCAAGGGCATCTTCGGCGGGAAGTAG
- a CDS encoding AAA family ATPase encodes MSNRLTRIQAEGLRSLRDVVPRPRRLTVIVDPEGSATRDLVAFFTLLRELACGRLQQTQVLDAVDGPVTLVLGMDDDDYTVTLRRFPDGRWHVVQEELSLLAGISIPFVEPGSPRDEAVLSTFPPGPTPSLGEGEAAWLGEIADRASRAMNGFLRGFRVQPAESFDADVPFLFLEERDVDLPANAVWDRVQAARAASSRVPVLLCTPSVALADAFDIEDVLRG; translated from the coding sequence ATGTCCAACCGGCTCACGCGCATCCAGGCCGAGGGCCTGCGCTCGCTTCGCGACGTCGTGCCGCGTCCCCGGCGGCTGACCGTGATTGTGGATCCGGAGGGCTCGGCCACGCGTGACCTGGTGGCCTTCTTCACGCTGCTGCGCGAACTGGCCTGCGGCCGGCTTCAACAGACGCAGGTGCTGGACGCGGTGGACGGCCCCGTGACGCTGGTGCTGGGCATGGATGACGACGACTACACCGTGACGCTGCGGCGCTTCCCGGATGGCCGGTGGCACGTCGTCCAGGAGGAACTGTCCCTGCTCGCGGGGATATCGATCCCCTTCGTGGAGCCTGGCTCGCCTCGCGACGAGGCCGTGCTCTCCACGTTTCCTCCCGGGCCCACACCTTCCCTGGGGGAAGGGGAAGCGGCGTGGCTGGGAGAGATTGCCGACCGGGCGTCTCGGGCGATGAACGGATTCCTGCGCGGATTCCGCGTCCAGCCCGCGGAGTCCTTTGACGCGGACGTCCCGTTCCTCTTCCTGGAGGAACGGGACGTGGACCTGCCCGCGAATGCCGTCTGGGACCGGGTCCAGGCCGCTCGCGCGGCGTCCTCTCGGGTCCCCGTGCTGCTGTGCACCCCGTCGGTGGCCCTGGCGGACGCCTTCGACATCGAGGACGTCCTGCGCGGCTGA
- a CDS encoding formate--tetrahydrofolate ligase: MTLRPITEVGAELGLAPEDVLPWGRDRAKVSLDALGRGSRQGRMVLVSAINPTPPGEGKTTMSVALAMGLRKRGRKAVAALREPSLGPVFGVKGGGTGGGQASLEPAADINLHFTGDLHAITSAHNLLSALVDNAVYYGHPVVLEGTRVRWRRAMDMNDRFLRNVIVGLGGKAHGVPRETSFDITAASEVMAILALAENLKDLEARLGRIVVGQAPDGSPVRANDVNAAASMVALLKDALMPNLAQTREGGPAIVHAGPFGNIAHGCSSVVGTRLALAYADEVVTEAGFGFDLGAEKFLDIKCRSAGVWPRGVMLVVTLRALKHHGGAAAAQVAEPDREALLKGFGHLEKHLESVAAFGLPAVLCVNRFPQDTEAELDEVRAFAKARGVGIAVCDGFGKGGEGSLELADTVLAMLDATDAAPPKPRFLYELEQTPEEKIRAIARTVYGADDVAFTPGARKDLETARALGGAGLPVCMAKTHLSLSDDPAKTGRPRGFTLTVREVRLSAGAGFLVALTGELLTMPGLPREPAARRVTVHPDGSITGLMQGE; this comes from the coding sequence ATGACGCTCCGTCCCATCACTGAAGTCGGCGCCGAGCTGGGTCTCGCGCCGGAAGACGTCCTCCCCTGGGGCCGCGACCGCGCCAAGGTGTCGCTGGACGCCCTGGGCCGTGGTTCGCGCCAGGGCCGCATGGTGCTGGTGTCGGCCATCAACCCCACGCCCCCGGGCGAGGGCAAGACGACCATGTCGGTGGCGCTGGCCATGGGTCTGCGCAAGCGGGGCCGCAAGGCGGTGGCTGCGCTGCGCGAGCCGTCCCTGGGGCCTGTCTTCGGCGTGAAGGGCGGCGGCACCGGCGGTGGGCAGGCGAGCCTGGAGCCGGCGGCGGACATCAACCTGCACTTCACCGGCGACCTGCACGCCATCACCAGCGCGCACAACCTGCTGTCCGCGCTGGTGGACAACGCCGTGTACTACGGCCACCCGGTGGTGCTGGAGGGCACGCGGGTGCGCTGGCGCCGCGCGATGGACATGAACGACCGGTTCCTGCGCAACGTCATCGTGGGGCTGGGCGGCAAGGCGCACGGCGTGCCGCGCGAGACGTCCTTCGACATCACGGCCGCCAGCGAGGTGATGGCCATCCTGGCGCTGGCGGAGAACCTGAAGGACCTGGAGGCGCGGCTGGGGCGCATCGTGGTGGGGCAGGCGCCGGACGGCTCGCCGGTGCGCGCGAACGACGTGAACGCGGCGGCGTCCATGGTGGCACTGCTGAAGGACGCGCTGATGCCGAACCTGGCCCAGACGCGCGAGGGCGGGCCGGCCATCGTGCACGCGGGGCCGTTCGGCAACATCGCGCACGGGTGTTCGTCGGTGGTGGGCACGCGGCTGGCGCTCGCGTACGCGGACGAGGTGGTGACGGAGGCGGGCTTCGGCTTCGACCTGGGTGCGGAGAAGTTCCTGGACATCAAGTGCCGGAGCGCGGGCGTGTGGCCTCGGGGCGTGATGCTGGTGGTGACGCTGCGGGCGCTGAAGCACCACGGCGGAGCGGCGGCCGCGCAGGTGGCGGAGCCGGACCGAGAGGCGCTCTTGAAGGGCTTCGGACACCTGGAGAAGCACCTGGAGTCGGTGGCGGCGTTCGGACTGCCGGCGGTGTTGTGCGTGAACCGGTTCCCGCAGGACACGGAAGCAGAGCTGGACGAAGTGCGCGCGTTCGCGAAGGCGAGGGGCGTGGGCATTGCCGTATGCGACGGGTTCGGCAAGGGCGGCGAGGGTTCGCTGGAGTTGGCGGACACGGTGCTGGCGATGCTGGACGCGACGGACGCGGCGCCGCCGAAGCCGCGCTTCCTCTACGAGTTGGAGCAGACGCCGGAGGAGAAGATTCGCGCCATCGCGCGCACGGTGTACGGAGCCGACGACGTGGCCTTCACGCCAGGGGCGCGCAAGGACCTGGAGACTGCGCGGGCGCTGGGAGGCGCGGGGCTGCCGGTGTGCATGGCGAAGACGCACCTGTCCCTGTCGGACGATCCGGCGAAGACAGGCCGGCCCCGGGGCTTCACGTTGACGGTGCGCGAGGTGCGCCTGTCCGCGGGAGCGGGCTTCCTGGTGGCGCTGACCGGAGAGCTGCTCACCATGCCGGGCCTGCCAAGAGAGCCCGCCGCCCGCCGTGTCACGGTCCATCCCGACGGCAGCATCACAGGCCTGATGCAGGGCGAGTGA
- a CDS encoding helix-turn-helix domain-containing transcriptional regulator: MPPTGFDRYFEKKLNRPAFAEAYAKARAEVDAADRLIRALDARREEAGLSKADLARKAETPPEVVRRLFTAPSANPTLSTVTKLAAALGCRLQLVPAPARRKAVRPRAPAPRVRRK; this comes from the coding sequence ATGCCCCCCACGGGATTCGACCGTTACTTCGAGAAGAAGCTCAATCGCCCGGCCTTCGCGGAGGCGTATGCGAAGGCGCGCGCCGAAGTGGATGCGGCGGACAGGCTGATTCGCGCCCTGGATGCGCGGCGCGAGGAGGCAGGCCTGAGCAAGGCGGACCTGGCCCGGAAGGCGGAGACCCCGCCAGAGGTCGTGCGCCGGCTGTTCACGGCCCCTTCCGCGAACCCCACGCTGTCGACGGTCACGAAGTTGGCCGCCGCGCTGGGGTGCCGCCTTCAGCTGGTGCCGGCCCCCGCCCGCCGCAAGGCAGTGCGGCCACGAGCACCTGCTCCCCGTGTCCGCCGCAAGTAG
- a CDS encoding methyl-accepting chemotaxis protein, whose product MAMRLKQKMMVLPTVAAVFLVAIVAVTVVLGARTRSASERIGSSLAPSVSQAQTSRAGFAALHQDVGDAVALHAVKQQTLDAQVTELQKGLTALRAFPDVDGPKVEALQGAFTLYWQEASQVVALAARNDAAAEAAFAKLDPAYRTMHAGLESVTAQQEASQRETFMEVSSLHGMTLTWVLVLAVTCIVALAVATVWLLREVTTPLARLTATATRIVREGDLSLAIDTSAQDEVGELARSIQTLMTRLVSVPNTLRAVVTELTAAASRLNAASHEQLNFLTSQSRSLTEASSTIAEIAQTSGMAASRAEMVLKVAAQADAYSASGQVSIERSAEGLQQIRARVGALVGSIGVLSEQAVHAGEIIGSVKDLADQSNVLALNAAIEAARAGEEGRGFAVVAKEMRALSSQSLQSTQRIGKILLEINQAIRETVGIAEEDSQKMEEGIEQVLSSATTLKDITQVVQESSQAARQIVASVTQQNAGITQMTEVVTQLSEMMSDVVMATSNAEQAVGQINTSLGKLQELSTTFRV is encoded by the coding sequence ATGGCGATGAGGCTCAAGCAGAAGATGATGGTGCTGCCGACGGTGGCGGCGGTGTTCCTGGTGGCCATCGTGGCGGTGACGGTGGTGCTGGGCGCGCGCACGCGGAGTGCCTCGGAGCGCATCGGTTCCAGCCTGGCGCCGTCGGTGAGCCAGGCGCAGACGTCCCGCGCCGGGTTCGCCGCGTTGCACCAGGACGTGGGCGACGCGGTGGCGCTGCACGCGGTGAAGCAGCAGACGCTGGACGCGCAGGTGACGGAGCTCCAGAAGGGGCTCACGGCGCTGCGAGCGTTTCCGGACGTGGATGGCCCGAAGGTGGAGGCGCTGCAGGGGGCCTTCACGCTCTACTGGCAGGAGGCGTCGCAGGTGGTGGCGCTGGCGGCGCGCAATGACGCGGCCGCGGAAGCCGCGTTCGCGAAGCTGGATCCCGCGTACCGGACGATGCACGCCGGCCTGGAGTCCGTGACGGCGCAGCAGGAGGCGTCGCAGCGAGAGACCTTCATGGAGGTGTCATCGCTGCACGGCATGACGCTGACGTGGGTGCTGGTGCTGGCGGTGACGTGCATCGTGGCGCTCGCGGTGGCCACGGTGTGGCTGCTGCGCGAGGTGACGACGCCTCTGGCGCGGCTGACGGCGACGGCGACTCGCATCGTGCGGGAAGGCGACCTGTCGCTGGCCATCGACACGAGCGCGCAGGATGAAGTGGGTGAGCTGGCGCGCAGCATCCAGACGCTGATGACGCGGCTGGTTTCGGTGCCCAACACGCTGCGCGCGGTGGTGACGGAGCTGACGGCGGCGGCGTCGCGGCTGAACGCGGCGAGCCACGAGCAGCTCAACTTCCTGACCAGTCAGTCGCGCAGCCTGACGGAGGCCAGCTCCACCATCGCGGAGATCGCCCAGACGTCCGGCATGGCGGCCAGCCGCGCGGAGATGGTGTTGAAGGTGGCGGCGCAGGCGGACGCGTATAGCGCCTCCGGGCAGGTGTCCATCGAGCGCAGCGCGGAAGGGTTGCAGCAGATCCGCGCGCGGGTGGGCGCGCTGGTGGGGAGCATTGGCGTGCTGTCCGAGCAGGCGGTGCACGCGGGTGAAATCATCGGCAGCGTGAAGGACCTGGCGGACCAGTCGAACGTGCTCGCGTTGAACGCGGCCATCGAGGCGGCGCGGGCCGGCGAGGAAGGCCGTGGCTTCGCGGTGGTGGCCAAGGAGATGCGGGCGCTGAGCAGCCAGTCGCTGCAGAGCACGCAGCGCATCGGGAAGATCCTCCTGGAGATCAACCAGGCCATCCGCGAGACGGTGGGCATCGCGGAGGAGGACAGCCAGAAGATGGAGGAGGGCATCGAGCAGGTGCTCTCGTCCGCCACGACGCTGAAGGACATCACCCAGGTGGTGCAGGAGAGCAGCCAGGCGGCGCGGCAGATCGTCGCCTCGGTGACGCAGCAGAACGCGGGCATCACGCAGATGACGGAAGTGGTGACGCAGCTGTCGGAGATGATGAGCGACGTGGTGATGGCCACGAGCAACGCCGAGCAGGCGGTGGGGCAGATCAACACCTCCCTGGGCAAGCTCCAGGAGCTGTCCACCACCTTCCGCGTCTAG